Below is a genomic region from Pseudomonadota bacterium.
ATTCCACTTCATCCCCGGAACGAGTTCTGTAACGTGCCCGAACCTGCCTACCTTTAAACAGTGCCTCGTAGATAACCATAATTACATCTTCATCGATCCCAGCTGGAATGAGGGCCTGGGTTCGAGACAAGATACGGACTTTTTCCTGCCAATGTATATAGCCATGATTTTCTGCAGCATCCAGGACCTTTTGTGAACTTTCAAAGTAGGGTTTAAGCTGGTTCAGAACTGATGGAGGAAATATATCTTTAAGAAAACGACCAACCAGCTGAAAAGTTAATGCCATATTGCTATCCATGGTCGGAATGTCTTTCAACCTGGTTTCTTTTGACCAGGACCAACCCGGAATATCTTTATCCTCATCCACCTGCAACCCCGGTAGAATGCCGGATAACGACTTGAGATCACGCTGAATAGTGCGCTGGGTTATCTCGAAGCCGTTATTCGCTAATATTTGTTTGAGCGTACTGGTTGATATCTTGGCTGGAAATCTCGGGATGTGCTGCAGCATTATTAGTTTGCGAAGAAAATTTTCACTCATAAAAAAAGCCTCTTATAGATAGCGACATATCATGTCGTCATAGGTTGGTTGCGACCTTTCTTTTGTCGCTATTTTGTTTTATATAAATGAGTAGAGAGTAAAAATCAAGGGGTTTTTGAAGAACTGCAACCAGTAAAATATGAGGTGGCTATGCGTAGAAGAAAAAGTAAAAGAGTAAATGCTGGAGTGTCGGTTATGGATGAGAAACAGCAAAATTTAACCTTCCTGTGGGGATTAAGGATACTTTTGGAACTGAGAGGCTGGAAAAAATTAGAAAGGAAAGGTTTTACCTACGATTATGATATTCTTGCTGCTGTCGGCCTGGAGCATCTCGAAGATAAGAAAATGGACAAAAAACAGTTTCTTGGGGCTCTGGAAGACCAGAAGGAGAAGATTACAAACAAATCAGTCGGACCAAATAAACACTTGGCGCGTAATTGTCAGAAAATTGCCGAGTATATCGG
It encodes:
- a CDS encoding WYL domain-containing protein yields the protein MSENFLRKLIMLQHIPRFPAKISTSTLKQILANNGFEITQRTIQRDLKSLSGILPGLQVDEDKDIPGWSWSKETRLKDIPTMDSNMALTFQLVGRFLKDIFPPSVLNQLKPYFESSQKVLDAAENHGYIHWQEKVRILSRTQALIPAGIDEDVIMVIYEALFKGRQVRARYRTRSGDEVEYDLHPLGLVFRESVIYLVTTIWNYQDIRQLALHRFKKCELLDEDVATPDGFSLDGYIAAGGFDYSEEENKTITLKALFFYGAGHHLLETPLSEDQEISEPGEGQLLIKATVNDSAQIRWWLMGFGDNVEVLEPEELRGEFVETAENLLEIYQS